The segment GTCATCGGCATCACCAAGGGCCGCGGGTTTGCCGGCGCCATGAAGCGGCACAACTTCCGGGGCCAGCGGGACTCTCACGGCGTCTCCCTGATGCACCGGGCCGTGGGGTCCATCGGGTCCTCGGACATGGCCCGGGTCTGGCCGGGGAAGCGGATGCCCGGTCGGTACGGGGGGGAGCGGGTCACGGTCCGCAACCTCCGGGTGGTGCGGGTCGACCCCGAGCACCATCTGCTCCTGGTGCAGGGGGCGGTCCCGGGTCCCCGGGGCGGGCTCGTGATGGTTCGCACGGCGGTCGCCCCGCGGGAGGCGCAGGCGAGGTGAGCGGCGTGCCGACGGCGCAGGCTTTTGACGCGAGTGGGGCGGCGGCGGGGACTGTGGATCTCCCTGCGGAGGTCTTCGGCATCAAGCCGCACCGGGCGGTGGTGCACCAGGTCCTGGTGGCCCACCTGGCCAACCGCCGGGTGGGGACGCACTCCACCAGGACCCGGGGTGAGGTGGCCTACAGCACCCGGAAGCTGTGGAGGCAGAAGGGCACCGGGCGGGCCCGCCACGGAAGCCGTCGGGCACCGCTGTTCGTGGGCGGGGGGGTGGCCCATGGCCCCAGGCCCCGGGACTACACCCAGCGCACGCCCCGGCAGATGCGGCACCTGGCCATGCGGTCGGTGCTGTCGGCCAAGGCGGCCGCGGGGCGCGTGGTGGTGATCGATCCCCCCCGGCTGGAGGCCCCCCGGACGCAGGCGCTGGCGGACTTCCTGGCGCGGCTGCCCGTGTCGGGCAGGACCGTGCTGGTGACGGCGGGGCCGGACCCCATTCTGGCCCGCTCGGCCGCCAACCTGCCGGAGGTGACGGTGCGGCCGGCGGCGAGCCTGACGATCCACGACGCCCTGGCCGCTGATTACCTGGTGCTCACGCGCCCGGCGGTGGCGGCGCTGGCGGAGGTGTACGGCCGGTGATGGATCCCCGGGAGATCATCCGTCGTCCGATCCTGACCGAGAAGAGCATGCGGGGCTCCCAGATTGGCAAGTACACGTTCGAGGTGGCGCCGGGAGCCACCAAATTGCAGATCAAGGAAGCCGTGCAGCGGCTGTTCCGGGTGCGGGTGGTCAAGGTGAACACCCTGCGCATCCCGGGCCGGACCCGGCGCCGGGGGCAGCACTACGTCCGGACGTCAGGGTACCGCAAGGCGGTGGTCACCCTGGCCCCCGGCGAGAAGATCGATCTGGAGGCTCTGACCTAGGGAGGCGCCTCCCGGACAGGCTCGAGGCGGCCGACCGAAGGGAGGCCAGGCGACGTGGGAATCAAGAAGTTCAAGCCGGTGACG is part of the Armatimonadota bacterium genome and harbors:
- the rplC gene encoding 50S ribosomal protein L3 — encoded protein: MTAIVGRKVGMTQVFDDQGNVVPVTVIQAGPCVVTQVRTPERDGYAAVQVGFEPVPESRLPKPLRGVFARARVAAHRVLREFRPAPGETYTVGEQITVERFRSGDLVDVIGITKGRGFAGAMKRHNFRGQRDSHGVSLMHRAVGSIGSSDMARVWPGKRMPGRYGGERVTVRNLRVVRVDPEHHLLLVQGAVPGPRGGLVMVRTAVAPREAQAR
- the rplD gene encoding 50S ribosomal protein L4 yields the protein MSGVPTAQAFDASGAAAGTVDLPAEVFGIKPHRAVVHQVLVAHLANRRVGTHSTRTRGEVAYSTRKLWRQKGTGRARHGSRRAPLFVGGGVAHGPRPRDYTQRTPRQMRHLAMRSVLSAKAAAGRVVVIDPPRLEAPRTQALADFLARLPVSGRTVLVTAGPDPILARSAANLPEVTVRPAASLTIHDALAADYLVLTRPAVAALAEVYGR
- the rplW gene encoding 50S ribosomal protein L23, whose product is MDPREIIRRPILTEKSMRGSQIGKYTFEVAPGATKLQIKEAVQRLFRVRVVKVNTLRIPGRTRRRGQHYVRTSGYRKAVVTLAPGEKIDLEALT